One Rhinoderma darwinii isolate aRhiDar2 chromosome 6, aRhiDar2.hap1, whole genome shotgun sequence DNA window includes the following coding sequences:
- the TCTN3 gene encoding tectonic-3 — protein MVPVFAVPRALLLIIVLHCGSGTVNAASGGVTICTCDLSPGSCDINCCCDTDCSTSDPTNVFSFCLPGSTKAESWACIYNWLIFRNNTPYTTTLLGTAPADLFCVSSADASLNYFVTPQKVDAANFATLSDPYRGASFSPASAGAPAFSSFYRAGDPVLTVSTSGVLGVLRQPAATGAQNRCSDNNPAKFLQNNITSCVRVLRNVTGGCETERSLSPPFYHQDIAVLRVPADATDQNARRIPITSSVTDVPVLRGDVCNNVVTQVIYTVLYNGTQGVTSVSVDFTLSNVSAASAVISQTFSVLYKPVSSASSSVQSRSGNPGYLVGLPVLSDIGRLSLLRSQVGDSCSHSDVQFGVNSLSGCEIRGRNQETCSDLQARAYQLLVGGRAPGSVAMFGNITAGQDGARIPIIYQNCSLQGDCGSSCLIPTSLHVQILWARAGLLSNPQSQVVGARFVFRCQRVQCLDASTLQASVSFTDLTRRGPAPRSTVTRPAPLDFFFPFRSGAAINTPRNLFYPTLSILIALQWAGRG, from the exons ATGGTGCCGGTGTTCGCGGTTCCTCGGGCTTTATTACTTATTATAGTCTTACATTGTGGGAGCGGAACAGTGAATGCAGCATCAGGCG GTGTGACGATCTGCACATGTGACCTTTCTCCCGGAAGTTGTGACATTAACTGCTGTTGTGACACCGACTGCTCGACTAGTGACCCCACAAACGTCTTCTCCTTCTGTTTACCTGGAAGCACCAA GGCAGAGAGTTGGGCTTGTATCTACAACTGGCTCATCTTTCGGAATAACACCCCGTACACCACGACGCTCCTCGGCACGGCTCCTGCAGATCTGTTCTGTGTTTCCTCAGCGGATG CCTCCTTGAATTACTTTGTGACCCCACAGAAGGTGGATGCAGCAAACTTTGCCACCCTCAGTGATCCGTACAGGGGCGCATCCTTCTCTCCAGCCTCCGCCGGTGCGCCCGCGTTCTCCAGCTTCTACCGG GCCGGTGATCCCGTTCTTACCGTCTCCACGTCCGGTGTGTTGGGAGTGTTGAGGCAGCCGGCAGCTACGGGAGCTCAGAATCGATGTTCAGACAACAACCCTGCAA AGTTCCTCCAGAATAACATCACTTCCTGTGTGCGCGTCCTCCGCAATGTGACCGGCGGCTGTGAGACCGAGCGCTCCTTATCACCGCCATTTTATCACCAGGACATCGCGGTACTGCGG GTCCCGGCGGATGCGACGGATCAGAACGCCAGAAGG ATCCCTATAACCAGCTCAGTGACCGACGTCCCTGTCCTGCGAGGAGACGTCTGTAACAACGTGGTCACCCAG GTGATCTACACGGTGCTCTACAATGGCACCCAGGGCGTCACGAGCGTCAGCGTAGACTTCACCCTCAGCAACGTGTCCGCAGCGAGCGCCGTCATCAGCCAGACATTCTCCGTGCTCTACAAG CCCGTTTCGTCGGCCTCGAGTTCTGTTCAGTCCAGAAGTGGGAACCCCGGATATCTTGTTGGACTTCCTGTGCTGAGTGACATTGGTCGT CTTTCTCTATTAAGGTCTCAGGTTGGCGATTCCTGCAGTCACAGCGATGTCCAGTTTGGAGTGAACTCCCTGAGCGGCTGCGAGATCCG TGGAAGGAACCAGGAAACATGCAGTGATCTCCAAGCCCGGGCGTACCAGCTGCTGGTTGGTGGACGGGCACCGGGGAGCGTGGCAATGTTTGGTAACataactgcaggacaggacggggcCCGGATCCCCATCATATACCAGAACTGCAGCCTCCAG GGTGACTGCGGCTCCAGCTGCCTCATCCCGACCTCGCTGCACGTGCAGATCCTGTGGGCAAGGGCCGGCCTCCTGTCTAACCCTCAGTCGCAGGTGGTCGGCGCTCGCTTCGTCTTCCGCTGCCAGCGTGTTCAG TGTCTGGACGCCTCCACTCTCCAGGCCTCGGTCTCTTTCACGGACCTCACCAGACGCGGCCCTGCACCCCGCTCCACTGTCACCAGGCCCGCTCCCCTGGACTTCTTCTTTCCCTTCCGGAGCGGCGCAGCCATAAATACACCCCGAAACCTCTTCTATCCGACACTATCAATACTGATCGCCCTCCAGTGGGCAGGACGAGGGTGA